In the bacterium genome, one interval contains:
- a CDS encoding DUF6485 family protein, translating to MKECKVSENLKNCNCTYEPCSRKGICCECLRYHLKMRQVPACFFPASVEKTYDRSIERFIKTQI from the coding sequence ATGAAAGAATGTAAGGTAAGTGAAAATCTTAAAAATTGCAATTGCACATATGAACCCTGTTCAAGAAAGGGAATATGTTGCGAATGCCTACGCTATCACTTAAAAATGAGGCAGGTTCCAGCTTGCTTTTTTCCAGCATCTGTTGAAAAAACATACGATCGCTCAATTGAAAGGTTCATCAAAACACAAATTTAA